Below is a genomic region from Pseudomonadota bacterium.
TTTCTATTTTTTTCCATTTCAAATTCTAAACTTATCCCATATATTTTACCTGTCTTTCCCAGTTTAAGTCTTCTTATAGGGGTCTTTCTCCAGACAAAAATTCAGGAAAAAATATCCCTAGAATATAAAGTTTATATTGGCCTCCTTTTTCTTTTAACATGTGGGCTTATTGGTCTTTCTTTTTTCACATCAGTTATCTCTGAATCCCTTACGCCTTATATCCCTTTTGGTATTTTCTTTCTTTGGAACGGGATTTTTTTAGGGCCCCTCCTCATAAAAATTACACGTTTTAGAAGGCTTCTTCCAGAAATTATAATTATTTTTATGGGGACTTTTATATTTTATATCTTTATTGCCTCTCTTGGTTCTCTTATTCCTTACCAAACGACAAAAAGCATTGCCTTTACAATCCAAGAAAAGATCCCGTCTTCAACAGAAATTATAACCCTTAAAACCTATCCTCCTGATTTAGCTATATATCTAAATCTTCCGCATCCAATACCTGTTTTTGATTCAGTAGGAGAACTCAAGTTTGGAATAAGCCAAGAATCTACACCTTGGGTAGCACCTCTTTCAGAATTTTCTAAAAAATGGTCTTCTTCTCAAAAGGTTTGTGCCGTTATCAAGAAAAATGCACTTCAAAGCTTTGAGGAAATGAATCTTCCTAAAAAATTAATCCCTCTCTTGCCAAAAATACAACTTCCAAATTGTGCTGCTTCAAGTCATTATGTATTGATTTGTAACCATTAAATTTAAGGAACTAGAATGCTTTATTTTTTAATGATTTTGTCTTGTGCATTTTTAAATGCAACCATACAACTTTTTCTAAAAACCGGAATGCAGACGATTGGTCATTTTGAATTTTGCTTTAAGAATATAGGTCCCTTTCTTGTCTCAATTATAGGAAATCCGTATATTATTATTGGGATCATCTTACAACCTTTGACGCTTGGGATTTGGCTTTTAGTTCTTTCACGCGTTGATGTTACATATGCTTTTCCCCTTGTCAGTTTAAGCTATGTTTTTACAGCTTTAGGTGGACATTTTTTATTAAATGAGCCCTTATCTTTAATTCGTATTCTTGGGATTCTAACCATTATGGGAGGTGTTTGCCTTGTTGCGCGCAGCTGAAGAAAAACCTTTTTTACCTTTTTCAAAACCAACATTCAATGAAGATGAAATTCAAGAAGTTATTCAATGTCTTAAGTCTGGATGGATCACAACAGGCCCACGCGTACAAAAATTTGAAGAAGACTTAAAGAATTATCTTAATTGCCCATATGTTTTAAGTTTAGCTTCTGGAACAGCTGGGTTATATATCGCTCTTAAAGCCCTTAACCTTCAAGAAGAAGATGAAGTCATAACAACAGCATTTACATTTGTTGCAACCTTAAACACTATTGTTATGGCAGGAGGCAAACCTATTCTTGTTGATATAGATCCAAAAACTTATAATATCGACATTTCAAAGATTGAAGAAGCCATTACCTCTAAAACACGTGTTATTTTACCTGTTCACTTTGCAGGCCTTTCTGTTGATTTAGACCCACTTTATGACCTTGCAAAAAAATATAATCTTGTCGTCATAGAAGACGCTGCCCAAGCTATCGGAACGTGTTATAAAAATAAAAGAATTGG
It encodes:
- a CDS encoding EamA family transporter — encoded protein: MLYFLMILSCAFLNATIQLFLKTGMQTIGHFEFCFKNIGPFLVSIIGNPYIIIGIILQPLTLGIWLLVLSRVDVTYAFPLVSLSYVFTALGGHFLLNEPLSLIRILGILTIMGGVCLVARS